The DNA region GCCAGTTCTGAGCTTTTCCACCTGGTGAGGCTAGCCCTTGCTTACCCCCATGCCCTTGAATCTGTTCTCCTTTACTTGATGTGCCTTCCGGAGTCGTCCTGTCACATTGGGTTGGGGTTGCTTCAGAGGTGGGGAGATACTAAATGGACACAGTTGTGGACTCCACTTGAAAGGTTTGGTCACTTTTTTGCCTGGAGTTGGGCAGGGGGAATAGCTAAAACGTGGTGGGTTCCTCAGAGCCAGCATCATACAGGCTTTCTCTGTGGCCAGTTTGCCTGTCTCCTGCTCTGCCCAGCCCTCGACCTCGGCGCCCACCCTTCAAGTTGATTGTCTCCAGCTCAGACACCTTCCGGAGGTTCCAAGGGCCATGTGTGGTGCCTGCCAACAGTCCTGTATTTGTGGAGGTGATGGGGGAGAGCTGAGAACTGGGATCCAGGGGGCCTACTGTTGGGACTGGGGGATCATGGGCTCATgtggtgtgttttgttttggtttttttttaatgctggaTTGGGATTTCAAGGCCCTGGGTTCATATTCTACCTTTCCCGTAGCTGCTGAGTGGTTGGTTAAGTTTGTTTCACTGCTCTGGGCTCTGGTTTAAAGTCCATGTAAAAAGGCAACCTGGAAAGTGCTGGAGATGCAGAGGAGAGAGGTTTGAGCCAAGGCTCTGCTGCTTACTTGGTATGATGTTGGACAAAATGTTTaacccctctggacctcagtttcaccatctgcaaaatgagagtgttggatgGGATCACTGAGGTCCCTCCTGGCTCtcatctgtgattctatggtGGGTTGCAGTGAGGGGGGTTGCATTATATCTCTAAAATCCCAGCAGTAGAACTGAACCATGGGTTAGTATGCTGACCAGGTGGGACAGGGGGTCCCATCTTGAGGAATGGAGGTTTGGAAGCCCAGCTGCTTCAGCCCACGTTGCCAACTGGCTCCCAGTGTCCAgtcctgtctcctctcctcctcagGCTTCCTTGGCTCAGCCCTCTTCACGATGGGGCCTTTTTTTGCACCGATGTTCCCTCTCGCCTTCCTCCGACCCAACCCAGGGCTCCCCACTCCTGCTGCTGCTAAGGGGTGGCTGTCCAGCAGAAGCCTCTGTCtccttccaccccccaccccctgggTCCCTGCCCCAAACCAGACTCAGCTTCCACCTGCGCCCCATCTTCAATGCCTCTGTGCAGTTCCTACACTGCCAACTAGGACTCTGCCGCCGTCGGGGTGCCCCACGGAGAGGCCCCCGCAGTGCCGACCAGCCCCCAAGGGTCTGTgaggtttggggggggggacacCCTGGTTCTTGAAGGGAGCAAGGGTAGGGGAGCAATTAATTTCTGGCTTGATGGAAGTTTCAGGGTGGCATCAGACATCTGGGTCTTTGGATTGATCTGGAGCAGAGGGGcaagggtgggaaggggaggatagTGAAAGGGGGATCTCAACTCCCCTTAttctctgtgggtctcagtgTCTCTCCCAGGATGAAGCCTGCACCGGCAGCGGAAGCAGGGAGGAGGTCATTGGAGAAAGCCCCCATATACACACCTTGTCCCAGCCCATCATTGTCACTGTGCCCCAACCCCTCCATAGACCCCCTCGCATTTCCCCTGGTGAGACCCTTTAGCCCCTTCTTCGGTGTGATTTAGAGGAAAAGGTTGGGATGGGcatgggtgggagggaaggctGTATTTCTGAATCCCTGAGGAAGGCAGGGGCTAGGGCCTGGAAAGACTGGGTCCCCAAGGGGCAGAAGACTAGGGACCACCAGCCTGGGTCAAAGAGCAGAGTGCAGGCTATTTCAGGGACAAGATCCCTGACTTCTAGCCCCTAGTTCAGAACCTGCCTGCTCCTCTTCTTCCAAGGTCAGTCACAGGTTGGGCTGGGCCAGGTCCTCCATTCTGACCCACAAGCCCCAGGCTGCGGGGGCCTGGACCCTGCCCCAGTTGTGGCCATCGCTGTTTCTGCCTTTGTCTTGGGGGCTGCCCTCACTGCCGGCTTGGGTCTGATCTATGTCCATACAGGTATGAGGGCTCTGCCTTCCTGGGGCCCAGCCTGGGATGCCTCCCTTGGGAGGCTCATTGAACatccaacaaatgtttattcctGCACTTCAGCCGTCTCAATCAGGGGagggtctctctcttttctatccTCACAACTGGGGTTCTGAGGATTCCCTTCCCCCTAGGTGGGATTTGGAGAGACTACCACACTCCCCAAATCAAGCCTACattctctctctcagctccacCCCCACCAAGGGCAGCCCCAAGTGGATCTCCGAGCCCCTCCCAGCCTAGGAGACCTCAGTAAAGGCAGGTAACCGGGGCCATGGTCAAGGGGAATTTGCGTAGTAAGGGTCTCGGTTATGGTACATTTCACTCAAGGTCTTGGTGAGGGGGTGGTTCTGGAGTTCTGGGAGAAGccattgagagagaaagagacagagacagagaaagacatagagaatGTCCAGCTAGGTATGTTGGAAAGAACCTCGGACTGAgtcaaaagaccagagttcaagttcCTGCACTCCCACTTCCCTTCTCAGAGCTTCCACTTATTCCTCTATAAGATAaaaaggttggattaaatgatctccaagttccCTCCCACTTCTAAATCTTCTCATTCATTCTATGATACCTTTGCTGCAGAGTCCTGCGCCTCCAGGCAGAGCCCAACAGGAGCCCCCATCCTCTCCTGCCCTCCTGGAAACACTACCTCCGTGTCTCTTTCTCTACCTAGGATCTCCAGACCTGAAAAATAAACCTGACTTTTCTGCAGCTGTGGACCCTGCCCCTTTGTGCAGTACACTGTACTGAGTACAGGATGGGAAccggtgggggggcgggggggcgtCACACAACCCAGGAActtaagagacctgggttctttcCAGTATTGGTTccacatactacctgtgtgaccttgggaaaattaatTTCTCctctcaattcaacaaaaatggaatgaaaactcattatgtgtcaggcactgtactaaaaatAGAACAGTCTTTTGTCCTCCAtgaacaggaggaggaagacacACATGTAACCTGTTATCCAGACACACACCCCCAAAGACCCTGGGCTTACAGGAAAAGGTCTAGTTTGAAGCTTACATTTTGGAGATATGTTAGATGTGGGACTTGACctgggtctttctaactccaaggctaGCTCACGCTCTATAACACATCATCTTTACCcctagaaaaatatttaaattaaagcTTAGATGCATAGCTCTTGACTAGGTTTCACTGAAAGTGGATATAAGGGCAATCCCCAAAGTTGATGTTGTAGAGGAAATCTCTAGAGTATTGTGCTAAGTAATTAAAAATCCCCCCTCCTTCATAGAAGAGTTTGGGGCTCATGAACATTGTCTATGAGTTACTTCCCATCAGCTAAGCAGCGCCATGCACTCAATTATCTCTTCTATTTGCTGTTTCTGTATGTCAGCATTAGCTGCTccagagctgaagaagaaaagaagagaaggaatctgTCCAACTTCTCCTTTGCTGAACTCAAAAATAAGACAAAGGAATGGGGAAAGAAGAGTGGGAGACCTCAGTTTGCTTTATAGACCATGGTGGAGGAAGAAATAGCTCACCAATCAATGGTCTAGGTTCTGACTTTGACTCATCCTCCAGGAATCAGCTCTGTTCATGGGGAGCCAATCAGAGGCACTCCTTGGGTCTTTGGTAAAATGCCAGGACACATGCCTATCTACACATAAGTGCCATTTAGATGCCTATAGGCAAAGGTCCATTCCTTGTAATCTTATCCATTTGATTGGAGAGCTTATTAGATTAATCTGGGATTCCTTTTATCACCCATCCACAATCTCTTTCAGTTAAATATTAGCTACACCAGAAAATCAAACTGGGCTGGAGTGCTTTGGTGTGCATCGGGACATATCCTCCATTCTAAATAGTTCTTGGGGATCTGGGGAAGTTCAGGCATTGGCCTCCTTGACAACCTCCTTCAGTGTTTTGCACTAAGATTCTGAGTTCTTAGACACGTTAGAAACCAAACCTTCCATAGCTGGTAGGCATAGAGATGATGCCCAACCCAAAGTGCATTGTTATGCAAATTCAAAAAGCAAGCCAAGTGTTTCAAAGTTTCCATTGGTTATCATCTGGCGTGGCTTTTTTAAAGGGCTATCTCAacctaaaaaaattagaaaaaatgaaaatgagtagAAATAGCAAAAATAGATGAAAGAGCACAACTTCCACTCAGAGAAGAAATCTATTCCCAATTCAGCTCACAAGATGTGGGACTCCTCATCAGAGGGAACTTAAGATCTGTTGGAAATTGACCATTCCCAAGTGAAGAACCAGACTATTCTGCACAAAAATCAGCTTCCCCAACATATCCCTACAATACATAAGGCAATCTCAACGTCTGTCTAGACGCGTCTTAACTCATCATTATGTTGCTAATCCATAACTTCACTATCCCAGACAAGAAACTTCATATGTGATACTGGTCCAGCCACTGGTGTGTGCATTTGGTGGATATTCCAGTTGATACTTGAGTTCCTTCAGTATCAACAGCTGTCCCCACGGCTCATATCCTGCCTTCTGCAAatctagagaaagagaaaatctaGAGAAAGATAAATTCACTTGACCGTCAGTTAACAACTTATGAAGAATGTAGTTTATAATTTTGCCCACCAGGTGGTGGACTACAACCATCAGCTGAGTGGTCTTGTCAAGGTCATTTTGACGCATGTGcaaaaattctctttttatatgAGCAGATAGTGACCTCTGCCAAGCCACTGGCCTCAAAAGGGCCTTGCCATGGAAAAGCTAAAACAACACTCATGGGCCTGAGTTCCCAATTCTAGCCAAGGACTTATTAAATATCaccaaaaatgtaaaaattaaagaGACCTTTTGCTCATTATAGCCCTACCTCAAGGTTTgactgtaaaaataaaaatcttcaaaataaaattcaagtGCAGCTCATGTCTAGATTTTCCTAACTGTGGGTAACAGACGCCAGCTCCCACATAAGCAACCATTGTACAATATTGATGTTGAGTATGAGACAGCCTTTATTTCAGGACCTACTCTTTATCCCCCCAAAAGAGTAAGACAAAAAGGACACATTGGAGCCCTGGAACAAATGCATAAAAATAGAACACTAATAGTCTGTTCAATTCTCCCAGGTGGGTAAAGACTGTGAGGACTGCAGAACAGTCATTTCCCTTTAGCCAACCTGTACCCTCTGAGTAGTTCTTGGTGACAGGAGATTTGGCAAGATCCAGGTCTCCTAACCTGGCTCCAGTTACAGGAACCAGGGTGgtgatccttttctttcttggaaAAGTATACTGTTGAGGGAGTCTTCTCAGAGACCAGGGTCCTAATTCTTGGGATCTCCCAAATTTAAGACTACTCATAAGATAAGCTGCAAGGTCAGCAAAGCCCAATCTTGAGGAGGATCTTTCCCTCTCAGGGCATATGCAAACATACATTTCCCTTTGTCATGTGCTTCTACAGGAATTCTATACATCCCCAGGCTGCTTGGGCAGGGAAAAGTCTACCCTGAGGAACTTTAGCTTCAGACCTGTGTTCAGAAAAGAAAACTTTCTCTTGAAGACTCTTAAAGAGGGGacagggaagaaagaagacaCATAGaagagattagatagatagatagaaggatggagggaaatacagagttagCAGTCATAACTGTGCGTTTGAATGAGATAaactcataaaatggaaaagcAGAGCAGAACTGATTAGAAACAAGAATCCAACAAtgcattgtttacaagaaacacttttgaaacaaAGTTATACATAAAGTTAGGGGGCTGGAGAAgaatacttcagctgaagtaaaaaaaaaagtcagaggtggcaatcatgacctcagaccaagcaaaagtggaaaaaaaaaagatctaattaaagagataatcagggaaactacattttgctaaaaggtagtATAGACAAAAAATTAATGTAAAActgaacatatatgcatcaaatttcacagcatctaaattcttaaaggagaagctaaatgagttaaaggaagaaatagtaaaactataatattaGGGGGAACCTCAATTTACTCTTCTCAGACCTAGATAcatctaacaaaaaaaataaagaagaaaagagttaaagagattaatagaattttagaaaattaaatatgGTAGAtttctggagaatattgaatgggaatagaaagactaTACCTATCCATCAGCTATGCATGGAACCATCACAAAATTTAATGTGTGTTAGGGCATTAAAACCTCACaaacagatgcagaaaagcagaaatattaaatgcatcttttcctgaccatgacacaataaaaattatatttaataaaggacctttgaagcatagattaaaaattaattagaaactaaataactaaatcctaaagaatgagcgagtcaaagaaaaaatcataaaaacaatcaacaatttcattaatgataatgacaacaacGAGACAACATGTCAAAACTTGTGGGAGGTGGCCACAGCAGAACTTAGGGAGAATTTGTATCTTTAAATGCCTatgtcaataaaagagagaaagagcagatcaacaaGTTGGGCATGCAAGTAAAAGATccagaaaaccaacaaattaaaaacacccaattaaataccaaagtaGAAATCCTGAAAAGTTGGAGGAGAGCTTAACAAAATTTGAAAGTTagaaaaatttaattaataaataaaactaggagatgattttttttgaaaaaaaaagtaccataataaaatagataaaccactggctaatttgatggaaaaaaaaaaaccaaattaccagtatcaaattCAAGGTGAATCTACagccaatgaagaagaaataaaagcaattactAGAAGCTATTTCACCCAACTGTTATGtcaataaaattgacaatctGAATGAAGTAgctgaatatttgcaaaaatataaattgctcaaaTGAACAGAATAGGCAATAGAACAcataaataaccctatcttagaaaaagaaatttaacaatcaatGAATGGACTCCCTAAGGAAAAACAAACCTCAGGACCAAATGGATTAAAAAGCTAATTGGAACAATCAGTTCTAATATTAcagaaactattttaaaaataggtaaaggagtcctaccaaattccctcCAtgcacaaatatggtcttgatacctaaaccggGGGGACTCAAAACAGtaaggaaatcacagatcaatttccctaatgaagattgatgaaaaattttaaataaaatactagcaaggaggttacagcaatttatcacaaagAGCACTTGGATCAGGCtgtatttataccaggaatgcaagattGGTTTATTATTAGGAAGACCATAATCATAATTTACCATATTAATAACCAAAACAACAAAGACAATACAATCATTTCAATAGAtagagaaaaatcttttgacaaaatacaatacccattcctgtttaaaacaaacacaaacaccagaaagcataagaataaactGAACAACTACTGacaaaatacttggaagtccacctgccaagacacacatgggaactatatgaacacaattataataCACTCTTTgcaaaataaagatagatctaaataattggagaaatattaattgttcatgggtaggctgaatcaatataataaaaattacaattacttaaatttacttattcagtgccatactaataaaactaccaaagaattactttaaagaactaaaaaaaaaataagaaaattcttctcgaggaacaaaaggtcaagaataacaagacaatcaaccaaaaaaaaaataggaaggaaaggggtgTATACTAAAAGGCTGTAAttgtcaaaacaatttggtactggggAACAAATTAGGTACAAAATACATAGAAGCAAATGAACCCAGTAATCTAGTGAtagacaaacccaaagatcccaggtATTTCGGCAAGAACTTAATATTTAGCTGTTGGgaatattaaaaaacatttaaatggaAATATTCAGTATTCAAAAACTGTTGAGAAACTGGAAAGTGGTCTGgaagaaactaagtatagaccaacatcttaaaaTATATGGCAAGAAAAGCTCAAAATGGGCACATAGTTTAGACATAAAGACtcacatcataagcaaattagtggagcatAGGAGAAATTGCCTGTCATATCTCAGCAAAATGGAACatcatgaacaaacaagagaaagagaaattcacaagagataaaatggataagtttgattatataaaattaaaccatttttatacaaacaaaatcaatgtagccaaaattagaagaaaagcatgaaactggggaagaaaatctttgcaataaGTTTCTTTGACAAAGGTCTGATCTATaagatatgtagagaactgaattaaatttataagaataagagccgtTCCCCAAatgatagtcaaagaatatgaataggcagttttcagaggaagaaatctaagctatcaataacAACGTGAAAAAATGTTATGTCACTAAtatttagaaaaatgcaaattaaaataactctgaggtaccacctcaaatGAATCAGGCAAGctaagatgatttaaaaaaaaagaaaatgacaaatactggaggagaTGTGAGAAAATAGATATACTAATGTTCTGCTGGTGGAActatgaactagtccaactaCTCTGGAAAGCAACTTTTGACTCTGCCCCCAATGTGCACACTCTTTGACCCAATGTTACCACTACCAGGTgtatacccaaaagagatcaaggacctataagtacaaaaatatttatagtagttctttttgtggtggcaaaaaattgggaaatgaggaGATGCCTATtagatggctaaacaagttatggtatatgaatgcaatgtaaTACTGTTATggtgtaaaaaatgatgaaggagatggtttcagaaaaacctgggaatactttatgaactgatgcaaagtgaagtgggcaaaaccaggagaacaatttatatataatGGCAGTATTGTAAAtgtaatcaactttgaaagacttagtagctctgatcaacacaatgactaaacacaattacaaaggactcatgatgaaacatactatccattTCCAGAAAAGAGAGTTGATAAACTCAGagtacagaatgaagcatattttcttctctttattttttggaCATAACTAATGCAGAAGTTTATTTcacataactatatatatatattatttatatatatatatatatatgtaatgtgttgTGTTTTTCTTCTCAATGGGTCGGGGAGtgagaagatgaatagaatttggaactgaaaataaaataaaattgaatttaaaaaataaataaattctatcATGAAGTGTAATGTTGACATCCAAAAGGATCTAGTGGCAACATGTTTTTTAGATTGTTGAACCTTTACGGATTTGACCTTTTATTCAAATTAATGATTGTTCCCCGATATACATTTTAGCATACCTTGTACATATCTTTTATCTAAAACCAGATACAGGTCACTTCATGTGACCTGATAATATGGCCTGATAATGTAGAATCTGGTTTTTTGACATTCTTCAGCTATACTGTTTACTTTTATAAAGTATCAGATCTATACAAGATATCTAAAAATCAGATTTCTAACATCCAAAAGAACTGACTCAGAGTTTCCCTCTTATAGCTGACAAGAAAGAgtttactaaataaatgttacatttTTGCCATCACCCTAGCAGAAATAAATGTTAAATCAAAGCCTTGGGAACCAGGGATTTTCCCCCTTTAATTTAATGTTTTCCCCCAATATCAAGGGGCTAAATTGCTCAAGCTTGAGTTTTAAAAATCTTGCGTTAGCACACCTGTAGATTTGTGCATCTAGTTGATTTGTATCAGACTTTGGTATGTTACCTTAATGTTTTCATATGATAGTAGAAGAGCAAAATCTGTAAGTCATCCTATGAGTGGAAAATCATAATTCCTAACAAGTCATTgtgtaaggaaaaataaaagtagtGCAAGTAAACTGGGGGGAAAAGAATATGGAGGAAGCACAGGAAGAAGAGGTCTGAGATTAAGGGAAGTTTGTAACAAGACAGGAGTTTGGGAGTGAGATGGGGTTGAGAATATGGGCAGTAGTACAGTGGAGAGAAGGTTTTCACCTAGGGTGACTCTGTATCACATGGattaggagaagaagaggagggagggtaaGAGTCATAGAACAAGTCAGTAATAATCacggttttttttcttctcttctcagccATGACATTTTATGTTTGCTGCCTTCTGCTACATGCTGGCGCTACTCCTCACTGCCACACTCATTGTCTTTGCCACATGGCACATTATAGCATTTGATGACCTGAAGATTGATTACAAGAATCCTATAGACCaatcctggagaaggaaatggcaaaccagtccagtatctttgctaagaaaaccccatggacagtatggtccatggggtcaccaagagtgggACACGGCTGAACGAATGAACAAAAAATAGACTGATTCAATAGACAATCCTCTTGTACTCCCAGAATATCTCATCCGTGCTTTTTTTTATATTGTGTTTCTTTGTGTAGCAGAGTGGTTTACATGTCAAATTGCAGCAGGACATATTTTGGTGAGCTCCTAAGATTACACACAATAGACTCAGTCCAGTTAAGTGCACGCAAAAGCCACAAAGTGTAAAGATTCTAACCGACAGAAGCCTGTTTTGAGGATTAGCTCGTGCAACATAAtcagttactttaaaaaaaaaaaaacttctcctttagaaatatttctaattttttatctGTGTAAAGACTATTTTCATATGTTATATTTAGACAAAGAAATTCAGTGAAATTGCATATCAAGGAATACAAAAGGATTAGGTCTGGTATTGACAGGTTTGAACTTGTACACCTTAAGAAAGAACCATAATTTCCTGAATAATTGAATTAATTATTGACTGTCCTCAGTCTGTGGGAAGTTTTTGCTTACAGGAGTTTCTAGCAGCTTATTTTGgttttaagaaaatattaattataaattagCTGTAGAGATCAAGTACTTTTGAAGGACTAAAAACTTTGTAATATACAACCTTATCGGAAGCCTTATAGGTTTCTTTATATATCATGTGAAAGCCGATATGGGTATATTTTCAAAAATGAGGATGTTTggattttttcttaatattttagtaTTAGCCCTATCTCCAGATGACCAAGGAACTTTCCATAATGATTCCATAAAATTCATACACTTTAATTCTTCAGCATAAATGGTCttataaatatatactaaattATCTTTGAAGGaatgcatttaaaatgttttcatttgtacAAGTTAATTAGTAAGAAATTCTATATTCTAATTATTGTTACAATGTAGCAATAAAAAAATTTGCAAGTTGTACTTTAGATGTTCAGAAAAGAACATCATGAACATTGTGGAACCACCCTCCCATTCCTCAGCTCAATACAATGAAAGTCTAAAATTAAGATTTCTTTTCCAGTGCATTGTTTCAGAAATTACAGATCGTGCCTTTAAATAGCTTAGTCTGCAACTATAATCAATGCATATTCGTTATATATAAAAAACTAATAATGGTCATTAGCATATATGGAGCACTCTAaaatttgccaagtgctttacaagttTGATGCTCAGACCCTGGGAgacaagttttgtttttaatacgcctccccattttacatatgagaaaactgagaagaagATGGCTTGCTCTAAGTaagacagctaggaagtatctgaggctggatttgaactcaggtctttcttaccccaggcccagtgctctactgcACCAGCTAGTTGtgtaacaagaatttattaagtgcttcctatgggccatgcactatgctaagggctagggataaagagaaaagcaaaaatcacccctgccttcaaggagctcactttctaataggagagacaatgaGAAAACGCCTGTGGAAAATAGGAAATACTtacagaagcaaaggaagaatctcagaggaaaggcatagCTTTGAGGGGGGGACCAGAGAAgacctctt from Trichosurus vulpecula isolate mTriVul1 chromosome 1, mTriVul1.pri, whole genome shotgun sequence includes:
- the TGFBR3L gene encoding LOW QUALITY PROTEIN: transforming growth factor-beta receptor type 3-like protein (The sequence of the model RefSeq protein was modified relative to this genomic sequence to represent the inferred CDS: deleted 2 bases in 1 codon; substituted 2 bases at 2 genomic stop codons), which produces MNSQHHTGFLCGQFACLLLCPALDLGAHPSSXLSPAQTPSGGSKGHVWCLPTVLYLWSHVKRQPGKCWRCRGERFEPRLCCLWYDVGQNVXPLWTSVSPSASLAQPSSRWGLFLHRCSLSPSSDPTQGSPLLLLLRGGCPAEASVSFHPPPPGSLPQTRLSFHLRPIFNASVQFLHCQLGLCRRRGAPRRGPRSADQPPRCLSQDEACTGSGSREEVIGESPHIHTLSQPIIVTVPQPLHRPPRISPGQSQVGLGQVLHSDPQAPGCGGLDPAPVVAIAVSAFVLGAALTAGLGLIYVHTAPPPPRAAPSGSPSPSQPRRPQ